The following proteins are encoded in a genomic region of Alphaproteobacteria bacterium:
- a CDS encoding efflux RND transporter periplasmic adaptor subunit — MSLLKQLLFVALLGGLAYGGYLGWGEYVGANEAPPEKVRGGGAIAVETGVARIQAMPVIAEAVGTTLARQSIEIVPLSNGRIEQISFEPGQQVKAGDVLVRLDSDIERADLKEAESALDKARMELDRITVLRQKNVATKATVDELASNLVAAEAAEARARRKLADRTIRAPFSGQTGISRYDKGARVTDTTVITTLDDLSSVEIEFSVAEYLFAKTRLGQKVEASAAAYPDREFSGVVTQIDSRVDPVSRSFKVRAEVPNPDGALPRGMFMYLRMTLAANEVLVIPEEAIVAETGAAFVFVVEDNKVTRRNIDVGRREFGIAEVTDGLAPGSVVVTRGTGKLRDGATVRVVTPGSEKNGEGPGGGQVSKNSPASGQPAARVAQ, encoded by the coding sequence ATGTCCCTGTTGAAACAGTTGCTGTTCGTGGCTTTGCTGGGTGGTCTCGCCTATGGCGGATACCTCGGCTGGGGAGAATATGTCGGGGCCAACGAGGCGCCGCCGGAGAAGGTGCGCGGCGGCGGGGCCATCGCGGTGGAAACGGGCGTCGCCCGTATTCAGGCCATGCCGGTCATTGCCGAAGCCGTCGGCACGACGCTGGCCCGGCAGTCCATCGAGATCGTGCCGCTTTCCAATGGCCGGATCGAACAGATTTCCTTCGAGCCGGGACAGCAGGTGAAGGCGGGGGATGTCCTGGTCCGTCTCGACAGCGATATTGAACGTGCCGACCTCAAGGAAGCGGAATCGGCGCTCGACAAGGCCCGGATGGAACTGGACCGGATCACGGTATTGCGGCAGAAGAATGTGGCAACCAAGGCGACCGTGGACGAACTTGCCTCCAACCTTGTCGCTGCCGAGGCCGCGGAAGCCCGCGCCCGGCGCAAGCTGGCGGACCGGACAATCCGGGCGCCGTTTTCGGGGCAGACGGGTATAAGCCGCTACGACAAGGGCGCACGGGTGACCGATACCACCGTGATCACGACCCTGGATGATCTGTCGAGCGTCGAGATCGAGTTTTCCGTCGCCGAATATCTGTTCGCCAAGACCCGGCTGGGGCAGAAGGTGGAAGCTTCGGCGGCCGCCTATCCGGATCGCGAATTCTCCGGCGTGGTGACGCAGATCGACAGCCGTGTCGATCCGGTCAGCCGATCCTTCAAGGTGCGCGCGGAGGTCCCCAATCCGGACGGCGCCCTGCCGCGCGGCATGTTCATGTATCTGCGAATGACGCTCGCGGCCAATGAGGTGCTGGTCATTCCCGAAGAGGCCATCGTCGCGGAAACCGGCGCCGCCTTCGTTTTCGTCGTTGAGGACAACAAGGTCACGCGCCGCAACATCGACGTTGGACGGCGGGAGTTCGGAATTGCGGAAGTCACCGACGGCCTCGCGCCGGGTAGTGTTGTGGTGACGCGGGGAACGGGCAAGCTGCGTGATGGCGCGACCGTCAGGGTCGTTACGCCGGGCAGCGAGAAGAACGGGGAAGGGCCGGGCGGCGGACAGGTGAGCAAGAATTCACCGGCGTCCGGTCAACCTGCGGCGAGGGTCGCGCAGTGA
- a CDS encoding PhoH family protein encodes MKEIPLGKRINRKTARVETQVHSLFAERLRAEAEPRYTRNIKPKNLNQARFIEALEENDMVLGLGPAGTGKTYLAVSKAVEALENGDVNRIVLCRPAVEAGESLGFLPGDVEAKLAPYLRPVHDVLTERLGGRRLKSLMAEDHIEIAPVAYMRGRTLNNSFIVIDEAQNCTYVQLKMMLTRLGWNSTMVLTGDPEQCDLLPGMSGLKDVAARLEPNEKISVVRFDAADVVRHPLVADMLNVL; translated from the coding sequence ATGAAGGAGATCCCCTTGGGCAAGCGTATCAACCGGAAAACCGCACGTGTCGAAACTCAGGTTCACTCCCTGTTCGCCGAACGGCTGCGCGCCGAAGCCGAACCGCGGTATACCCGCAATATCAAACCGAAAAACCTGAACCAGGCGCGTTTCATCGAAGCGCTTGAGGAAAATGATATGGTGCTGGGCCTCGGGCCGGCGGGTACCGGCAAGACCTATCTTGCCGTGTCCAAGGCGGTCGAGGCGCTGGAAAACGGCGACGTGAACCGCATCGTGCTGTGCCGGCCGGCGGTCGAGGCCGGCGAAAGCCTAGGGTTCCTGCCCGGCGACGTGGAAGCCAAGCTCGCGCCTTATCTGCGGCCCGTACATGACGTGCTGACCGAGCGGCTGGGCGGACGGCGGCTGAAATCGCTGATGGCCGAGGACCATATCGAAATCGCCCCGGTCGCCTATATGCGCGGCCGGACCCTGAACAATTCGTTCATCGTGATCGACGAAGCCCAGAACTGCACCTATGTACAGCTCAAGATGATGCTGACCCGGCTTGGCTGGAATTCCACGATGGTGCTGACGGGCGATCCCGAACAATGCGACCTGCTGCCGGGCATGTCGGGGTTGAAGGATGTCGCGGCGCGGCTGGAACCGAATGAAAAGATTTCCGTGGTGCGGTTCGATGCGGCGGATGTGGTCCGCCACCCGCTCGTCGCGGACATGCTGAACGTTCTCTGA